The nucleotide sequence CATTTTGGTCTCTCCATACCGAACAGCAGTATTTTTTGAGAGAATTGTAATGCCTCGTTCTTTTTCAATATCGTTTGAATCCATTGCCCGCTCTTCAACATGCTCGTTATCGCGAAATAATCCTGATTGATGTAACATTTGATCAACCAAGGTCGTTTTCCCATGATCGACGTGAGCGATAATAGCTATGTTCCTAATATCATTCCGTTTGTTCAAATCGCATCACTCCTTCTAGATTGCGAAACAGTTTGCCAACCTTAGCATTATAACACACTTTAAACAAAGATATTTCATTTACTTCAAGATTAGAGCATTGTCGAGTTGTCCTGGATTATGCTACAGTAAAATCAGTGTTTGATTGGTTATGATTATGTTCAAAGGAGTCTTACGCAAAGTGAAAACTTCTGTGAAATTAAAGTATTTTTTACTAGCGCTGTTAAGCGCGCTTAGCATTAGTATGATCGGTGTGGCGATTGGCTTGTCTAGCTG is from Litoribacterium kuwaitense and encodes:
- a CDS encoding DUF5325 family protein, with the translated sequence MKTSVKLKYFLLALLSALSISMIGVAIGLSSWPIGIAAILAVIVLMGVGFSQKAKDRRLGRL